One genomic window of Spirochaetota bacterium includes the following:
- a CDS encoding glycoside hydrolase family 2 TIM barrel-domain containing protein encodes MNDWENNAIAGINRMEPHTVLIPYDNEASALTRVKESSPYYLLLSGTWKFSYYANPLFVDERFSDAAFDASAWADMPVPSHWQLNGYGRPHYTNVNYPFPVDPPNVPTENPTGCYRRNFYVPASWQGRTIELTFNGVDSAFYVWVNGVKVGFSKGSRLVTQFDVTKYVKTGENVVAVEVFQWSDGTYLEDQDMWWLSGIFRDVYLIAQSTIDIHDVFVKTELDGKYENGTLRIEAAVKNATTASANVSLAAALFDDEGKRIAEAKESVSSGAGKDSPLVLSIPVNAPKKWTAETPYLYALVLTLADSTGRTVCVKSMRTGFRVVEIKNANVLVNGRSIMVRGVNRHDSHPDKGRAVNYEDMKLDLLVMKRHNINAVRTSHYPNDPQFYELCDELGLFVMCECDLETHGFTYDEGKNPSMWPDWEHLCVDRMKRMVEAFKNHPSIFSWSLGNESGFGVNHEAMNRWTKKRDTTRPIHYEGASRPSLIKREKGESWEREAACSDIFSAMYPHPDVWKKWAQTDDTARPFILCEYAHAMGNGPGVFKEYWDLYWSEKNMQGGFVWEWCDHGITQFTADGEKWYAYGGDFGETPHDRNFVCDGLVFPDRTPSPGLIEFKKWIEPVLVEAVDAAAGKVAITNRYDHVSLSHLSVSWSLLENGIVVESGVLAPLSIASREKKEVVIPMKKPEAKGGAEYFLNLRFTLGADTSWAKSGHEVAHCQVYVPVTASRGKMVLAAKYPPVTVNETRTLITAAGAEFSIVFDRVFGRISEWKYRGNDVIETGPVLNVWRASIDNDAHWSPWDGALFQQWKKARLDEMQHRTVSCSVKKDGENAVVTIQSRIAPPVFFTGFDVEYRYTIHPDGAVTLTTSGKFRLTSPHTVAPDSKNPMEVITHLPRIGLTMTMSKERSMVDWYGHGPGESYVDSKAANLVGRYRAGVDALYTPYIYPQENGNREDARWVSFTDASGTGLFVAGEHFNFSAHTFTMEDLDKATHTYDLEERDFLTVHLDHRQCGVGSGSCGPATFEQYRVKNEPFSFALTLVPFAASAEKQDDLYRKAQGR; translated from the coding sequence ATGAACGACTGGGAGAATAATGCTATTGCCGGGATTAACCGCATGGAGCCGCACACCGTGCTCATCCCGTACGACAATGAAGCCTCAGCGCTTACGCGCGTGAAAGAATCATCCCCCTACTACCTGCTCCTCTCGGGGACATGGAAGTTCAGCTACTATGCCAACCCCCTCTTCGTCGACGAGCGTTTCAGCGATGCGGCATTCGATGCGAGCGCCTGGGCGGATATGCCGGTGCCGTCGCATTGGCAGTTGAACGGGTACGGCCGCCCGCATTACACCAATGTCAATTATCCGTTCCCCGTCGATCCGCCGAACGTGCCTACGGAGAATCCTACCGGCTGCTACCGGCGGAATTTCTACGTCCCCGCATCGTGGCAGGGGCGAACGATAGAACTTACGTTCAACGGCGTGGACAGCGCGTTCTATGTCTGGGTGAACGGTGTAAAGGTCGGATTCAGCAAAGGGAGCCGGCTCGTAACGCAGTTCGACGTAACGAAGTACGTCAAGACCGGCGAGAATGTCGTTGCGGTGGAAGTGTTCCAGTGGTCGGACGGGACGTATCTCGAGGACCAGGATATGTGGTGGCTCTCGGGAATTTTTCGCGATGTATATCTCATTGCGCAGAGTACTATCGATATCCATGATGTGTTCGTGAAGACCGAACTCGATGGGAAGTATGAGAACGGCACGCTTCGCATTGAAGCGGCCGTCAAGAACGCGACGACGGCGTCCGCGAATGTCTCGCTTGCGGCGGCCTTGTTCGACGATGAGGGGAAGCGTATCGCAGAGGCGAAGGAAAGCGTATCGTCCGGAGCAGGGAAGGACTCCCCTCTCGTCCTGTCCATCCCCGTCAATGCACCGAAAAAGTGGACGGCCGAAACGCCGTATCTCTATGCACTGGTACTCACCCTCGCTGACAGCACCGGGAGAACCGTCTGTGTGAAATCCATGCGCACGGGGTTCCGCGTCGTGGAGATAAAGAACGCGAACGTGCTCGTCAACGGGCGCTCCATCATGGTGCGCGGCGTCAATCGCCACGATTCGCATCCGGACAAAGGCCGTGCCGTTAATTACGAGGACATGAAGCTCGACCTGCTTGTCATGAAGCGGCACAACATCAATGCGGTGCGCACATCGCATTATCCCAACGACCCGCAATTCTACGAACTGTGCGATGAGCTCGGCCTTTTCGTCATGTGCGAATGCGATCTTGAGACGCATGGCTTCACCTACGACGAGGGCAAGAACCCCTCGATGTGGCCGGACTGGGAGCATCTCTGTGTAGACCGCATGAAGCGCATGGTGGAGGCGTTCAAGAACCATCCGTCGATATTCTCATGGTCGCTCGGCAACGAATCGGGTTTCGGCGTCAATCATGAGGCGATGAACCGCTGGACGAAAAAGCGCGACACCACGCGGCCGATACATTATGAAGGCGCATCTCGTCCGTCGCTTATCAAGCGGGAGAAGGGCGAATCGTGGGAGCGCGAGGCGGCCTGCAGCGATATCTTCTCGGCGATGTACCCGCATCCCGATGTGTGGAAGAAATGGGCACAGACCGATGATACCGCGCGGCCGTTCATACTTTGCGAATATGCGCACGCCATGGGCAATGGTCCCGGTGTATTCAAGGAATACTGGGACCTGTATTGGTCGGAGAAGAACATGCAGGGCGGCTTTGTCTGGGAATGGTGCGATCACGGCATTACGCAGTTCACCGCGGACGGCGAGAAGTGGTACGCGTACGGCGGCGACTTCGGCGAAACGCCGCATGACAGGAATTTCGTCTGCGACGGTCTTGTGTTCCCTGACAGAACGCCCTCGCCGGGGCTCATCGAATTCAAGAAATGGATAGAACCCGTGCTCGTCGAGGCAGTGGACGCTGCGGCAGGTAAAGTTGCCATCACCAATCGCTACGATCATGTATCGCTCTCGCATCTTTCCGTGAGCTGGTCGCTCCTTGAGAACGGCATCGTCGTTGAGAGCGGCGTGCTCGCGCCGTTGTCCATAGCCTCACGCGAAAAGAAAGAGGTCGTTATACCGATGAAGAAGCCCGAGGCGAAGGGCGGCGCGGAGTATTTCCTCAATCTCCGGTTCACGCTCGGTGCCGACACGAGTTGGGCGAAGTCCGGTCATGAAGTGGCGCACTGTCAGGTTTACGTTCCGGTAACGGCATCCAGGGGCAAGATGGTCCTCGCCGCAAAATATCCGCCGGTCACCGTGAACGAGACGAGAACGCTGATAACCGCAGCAGGAGCGGAATTCTCGATAGTGTTCGACCGCGTGTTCGGGAGAATAAGCGAATGGAAATACCGCGGCAATGATGTCATCGAAACGGGGCCCGTGCTCAATGTCTGGCGGGCGTCCATCGACAATGACGCGCACTGGTCGCCGTGGGACGGTGCGCTCTTTCAGCAGTGGAAGAAAGCGCGCCTTGATGAGATGCAGCATCGCACGGTATCATGTTCGGTCAAGAAAGACGGCGAGAACGCTGTCGTTACGATACAAAGCCGCATCGCACCGCCGGTGTTCTTCACCGGCTTCGATGTGGAATACCGCTACACGATACATCCCGACGGGGCGGTAACGCTCACGACTTCCGGGAAATTCAGACTGACATCGCCGCATACCGTCGCACCGGACAGCAAGAACCCGATGGAAGTGATAACGCATCTCCCGAGGATCGGCCTCACCATGACAATGTCGAAAGAACGGTCGATGGTCGACTGGTACGGACACGGCCCCGGTGAATCCTATGTCGACTCGAAGGCGGCGAACCTTGTCGGGCGCTACCGCGCGGGCGTCGATGCGCTTTACACGCCGTATATCTACCCGCAGGAGAACGGCAATCGCGAGGATGCGCGATGGGTATCGTTCACCGACGCCTCCGGTACGGGACTGTTCGTCGCGGGAGAGCACTTCAATTTCAGTGCACATACGTTCACCATGGAAGATCTCGATAAAGCGACGCATACATACGATCTTGAAGAACGCGATTTCCTCACGGTCCATCTCGACCACAGGCAATGCGGCGTGGGGAGCGGGAGCTGCGGACCGGCGACGTTCGAACAGTATCGCGTGAAGAACGAGCCGTTCTCGTTCGCGCTGACGCTGGTGCCGTTCGCGGCAAGCGCGGAAAAACAGGATGATTTGTACAGGAAGGCACAGGGGCGTTGA